From the Candidatus Bathyarchaeota archaeon genome, one window contains:
- a CDS encoding carboxypeptidase-like regulatory domain-containing protein: MTLPVSNAHDPPWEVPTWSYVVACNDPIGVNQDVLLVWWLNAYPPSANGQYGDRWTFTVEVTKPDGTIDNLGDFISDPVGSGWANYRPTQLGEYSVTVTFHEHKITGDPYGFDPGWGPGAFGYESMNDIYLSSTSDPSYFTVQEEPIQTWQEPSLPSEYWEAPVNSMNRGWYSLVGNWLRGAAQNYGSTTNYAFGSAPQSPHILWTRSEWAGGIMDERFGAIGYQTSHYDGLSFSPIILDGKIFYNSIAAPHMGWWCVDLYTGETLYYHNTTGPVTGITYSGFDYSGGISGEALAFGQIYNYESPNQHGGFPYLWSTGAMGGYAGTGDSNTWMLFDAVTGNYICELINVPSWAGGGSMFGPAGGTNVYGADGSILYYNIVGTTDPSNPYAPASAPFYLQCWNTSRALWMRPFNGNTYWMWRTYLNYTFDGNNGYSLNASLPDMTGAGSIRAVRENQYVIGGTSGKNNGTYIEEGQLWALSLEPGKEGTLLWNITYTPPETVIPDLVTGGIFGGGVMSGPTVDPEDGVFFFKQPMTRQFWGFSLETGDMIWGPTESENNWNYYGMNTNIYNGLLLSSGSGMSGSELIAYDIKTGEIEWIYTPSQEGFESPYGLYPLSIAAVSDDKIYTTSTEHSPTQPLWRGSYLRCVNATNGDEIFKLSFWGGGGGISDGYYVGLNFYDNQLYCVGKGPTETTVKLNSDVVAECSTVLITGTVTDQSPGAPGTPAICDDDMQAWMEYLYEQQEKPADATGVPVKISATDPNGNWQDIGTAVSDMGGSFAIAWMPPVPGTYQVTATFEGSESYGSSYATTYFTVTETPEGSVTPTQPPTQTQTPAPSQPPATASPSTAPPPTSETPTGTYIAIAVAAIIVVIAAAAIVLRRRK, translated from the coding sequence ATGACTCTGCCTGTCAGTAACGCGCATGACCCCCCCTGGGAAGTGCCCACATGGAGCTACGTTGTAGCCTGCAATGACCCCATCGGCGTGAATCAGGATGTACTGCTTGTCTGGTGGCTCAACGCATACCCGCCTTCTGCAAACGGACAATACGGTGACCGCTGGACCTTCACAGTCGAAGTTACCAAACCCGACGGCACAATAGACAACCTTGGCGACTTCATATCCGACCCCGTAGGCAGCGGCTGGGCAAACTATCGTCCAACCCAACTAGGCGAATACTCCGTAACCGTCACCTTCCACGAACACAAAATAACAGGTGACCCATACGGGTTTGATCCAGGTTGGGGTCCAGGCGCGTTTGGCTACGAAAGCATGAACGACATTTACCTATCTAGCACAAGCGACCCCTCATACTTTACCGTGCAAGAAGAACCCATACAAACATGGCAAGAACCCTCATTACCCTCTGAATACTGGGAAGCCCCAGTAAACAGCATGAACCGCGGCTGGTATAGCCTAGTCGGCAACTGGCTACGCGGCGCAGCCCAAAACTATGGATCCACAACCAACTACGCGTTTGGATCAGCCCCCCAAAGCCCCCACATACTGTGGACACGCAGTGAATGGGCAGGAGGCATCATGGACGAACGATTCGGTGCAATAGGCTACCAAACAAGCCACTACGACGGCTTAAGCTTTAGCCCCATCATCCTAGACGGCAAAATCTTCTACAACAGCATCGCCGCGCCCCACATGGGCTGGTGGTGCGTTGACCTCTACACTGGCGAGACATTATACTACCACAACACCACCGGACCCGTAACTGGCATAACCTACTCAGGCTTTGACTACTCAGGCGGCATTAGCGGAGAAGCTCTAGCCTTTGGACAAATCTACAACTACGAATCCCCCAACCAGCACGGCGGCTTCCCCTACCTATGGAGCACTGGCGCTATGGGCGGATACGCAGGAACTGGCGATAGCAACACTTGGATGCTCTTTGACGCAGTCACCGGCAACTACATCTGCGAACTAATCAACGTTCCCTCATGGGCAGGCGGCGGCAGCATGTTTGGCCCCGCAGGAGGCACTAACGTCTACGGCGCAGACGGCAGTATCCTATACTACAACATCGTTGGAACAACCGACCCCAGCAACCCCTATGCTCCCGCATCGGCTCCGTTTTACCTGCAATGCTGGAACACCAGCCGCGCCCTGTGGATGCGCCCCTTCAACGGCAACACCTACTGGATGTGGCGAACCTACCTCAACTACACCTTTGACGGCAACAACGGCTACTCGCTAAACGCAAGCCTCCCCGACATGACAGGCGCAGGCAGCATACGTGCAGTGCGCGAAAACCAGTACGTGATTGGCGGAACTTCTGGCAAGAACAACGGCACCTACATCGAGGAAGGTCAACTATGGGCTCTAAGCCTTGAACCTGGAAAAGAAGGCACCTTACTGTGGAACATAACCTACACTCCACCCGAAACCGTAATTCCTGACCTTGTCACAGGCGGAATCTTTGGCGGAGGCGTAATGAGTGGACCAACAGTGGACCCAGAGGATGGTGTGTTCTTCTTCAAGCAACCCATGACGCGCCAGTTCTGGGGCTTTAGCCTTGAAACAGGCGATATGATCTGGGGACCAACTGAATCCGAAAATAACTGGAACTACTACGGCATGAACACCAACATCTACAACGGCTTGCTGCTCTCATCTGGCAGCGGCATGAGCGGCTCCGAGTTAATCGCGTACGACATAAAAACAGGCGAAATCGAATGGATCTACACCCCCAGCCAAGAAGGCTTCGAATCCCCCTACGGACTCTACCCGCTTAGCATCGCGGCAGTTTCTGACGACAAAATCTACACCACCTCCACCGAGCACTCCCCAACGCAGCCTCTGTGGCGCGGCTCTTACCTAAGATGCGTCAACGCCACAAACGGCGACGAAATCTTCAAACTCAGCTTCTGGGGCGGCGGAGGCGGCATATCCGACGGCTACTACGTAGGACTCAACTTCTACGACAACCAACTCTACTGCGTAGGCAAAGGCCCAACAGAAACCACCGTCAAACTCAACAGCGACGTCGTAGCTGAATGCTCCACCGTACTCATAACCGGCACCGTAACCGACCAATCCCCAGGCGCACCCGGCACACCCGCCATCTGCGACGATGACATGCAAGCATGGATGGAATACCTCTACGAGCAACAAGAAAAACCCGCTGACGCAACAGGTGTCCCCGTAAAAATCAGTGCCACTGACCCCAACGGCAACTGGCAAGACATCGGAACCGCAGTTAGCGACATGGGCGGCAGCTTTGCCATAGCTTGGATGCCCCCTGTACCCGGCACATATCAAGTCACTGCAACCTTTGAAGGCTCCGAATCCTACGGTAGCTCCTACGCAACCACCTACTTCACCGTAACCGAAACACCCGAAGGCTCCGTCACACCCACACAACCACCCACACAGACACAAACACCCGCGCCATCTCAACCCCCCGCAACAGCTTCCCCATCAACTGCACCCCCACCCACAAGTGAAACGCCAACTGGCACCTACATAGCCATCGCAGTAGCCGCAATCATCGTGGTCATTGCAGCCGCAGCTATAGTTCTAAGAAGACGCAAATAA